From the Solea senegalensis isolate Sse05_10M linkage group LG16, IFAPA_SoseM_1, whole genome shotgun sequence genome, one window contains:
- the mrps26 gene encoding 28S ribosomal protein S26, mitochondrial — MFPVVGGRSAQVARLLAPRSAVLVAAVRGRKSRSDPVAKSKEGRIKVPPPVDPVEMVVLKERYTEYQLIMRALRLEFKEGVIRKKYEQETGSRAEERARQEEGEHRALMEWNHQENLRILKLRMIRVQKEKEEAEQKKLEVIMKREEEHQQFMKEKEKEILQLQEEAKNFITLENLDQRIEEALDNPKNYNFAIDKEGRVIKQTVLQ; from the exons ATGTTCCCGGTTGTCGGCGGCAGGAGCGCCCAGGTCGCCCGGCTCCTCGCACCCAGGAGCGCCGTGCTCGTGGCGGCTGTCCGCGGCCGAAAGTCCCGCAGCGACCCGGTGGCTAAGTCCAAAGAGGGGCGCATTAAAGTTCCTCCGCCCGTCGACCCGGTGGAGATGGTGGTGTTGAAGGAGAGATACACGGAGTACCAGCTTATCATGAGGGCGCTTCG TCTGGAGTTCAAGGAGGGGGTAATACGGAAGAAGTATGAGCAGGAGACAGGCTCGcgggcagaggagagagccaggcaggaggagggggagcaCCGAGCCCTGATGGAATGGAATCACCAGGAAAATCTCCGCATACTCAAACTGAG AATGATCAGGGTccagaaggagaaggaggaagccGAGCAGAAGAAGTTGGAGGTCATCATGAAGCGCGAAGAAGAACACCAACAATTcatgaaggagaaagagaaggaaatttTGCAGCTGCAG GAGGAGGCAAAGAACTTCATCACCCTGGAGAATCTGGACCAGCGCATCGAGGAAGCTCTGGACAATCCAAAGAATTACAACTTTGCCATTGACAAAGAAGGAAGAGTGATTAAACAGACGGTGctgcagtga
- the LOC122783334 gene encoding mitochondrial amidoxime-reducing component 1-like produces MEVKTQVVNALAENKKTALLVLGGVGAAAAILAFKYLRKPEELVRVGVVSQLLVHPLKSGKAVSVALAECHKFGLRFGELQDRHWLVVKEDGQMVTGRQQPRLVLVSLTCEGGHVCLNGPNMEELKFPVKQPDNHVMDCRVFGDDIQGRDCGDEASRWLTRYLGEEKTFRLVHFEPQMKARQSPEPLFPRDEKVAYLDVGPVMLLSEASVQNLSSKLEKDVTVSRFRPNIVISDCEAFAEDSWAEIQIGNVRLQRVMSCGRCIFTTVDPETGIINRKEPLETLKSYRLCDPSEKDIYKASPLFGQLHTVKKTGILQVGDIVYKISR; encoded by the exons ATGGAGGTGAAGACGCAGGTGGTGAACGCGTTGGCCGAGAACAAGAAAACCGCTCTTCTTGTTCTCGGAGGAGTTGGTGCAGCTGCTGCCATTCTGGCGTTTAAATACCTGCGGAAACCGGAGGAGCTGGTCCGTGTGGGGGTCGTGTCTCAGCTGCTCGTACACCCTCTGAAGTCCGGGAAGGCTGTGAGTGTGGCGCTGGCTGAGTGTCACAAGTTTGGACTGAGGTTTGGAGAACTACaagacag acACTGGCTGGTGGTGAAGGAGGACGGTCAGATGGTGACGGGCAGACAGCAGCCTCGTCTGGTCCTGGTGTCTCTGACCTGTGAGGGAGGTCACGTCTGTTTGAACGGACCAAACATGGAGGAGCTGAAGTTTCCCGTCAAACAGCCCGACAACCACGTCATGGACTGCAG AGTGTTCGGCGATGACATCCAGGGTCGGGACTGCGGCGACGAGGCGTCTCGCTGGCTCACCCGTTACCTCGGGGAAGAGAAAACCTTTCGCTTGGTTCACTTTGAACCTCAGATGAAAGCGAGACAGTCGCCAGAGCCGCTGTTCCCACGGGATGAG AAGGTGGCGTACCTTGACGTGGGACCTGTGATGCTGCTGTCCGAGGCGTCCGTTCAGAATCTGAGCAGCAAGCTGGAGAAGGACGTGACTGTGAGCCGCTTCCGTCCAAACATTGTGATCAGTGACTGCGAGGCGTTTGCTGAG gaTTCATGGGCAGAGATCCAGATTGGCAACGTGCGACTGCAGCGAGTCATGTCATGTGGAAG GTGCATTTTCACCACGGTCGACCCTGAGACTGGAATCATCAACCGAAAAGAGCCTCTGGAGACGCTGAAGAG CTATCGCCTGTGCGACCCGTCGGAGAAGGACATCTACAAAGCGTCGCCGCTGTTTGGACAACTGCACACGGTGAAGAAGACGGGGATCCTGCAGGTCGGCGACATCGTGTACAAGATCAGCCGCTAA
- the si:dkey-33c12.3 gene encoding neurofilament light polypeptide, with amino-acid sequence MSYDSYLSHCRPWDGCRSSRTTTTKSSMSSSLYSPRAPPSGKRILRLTFSSLPDGSERMNLAQTSSLNTELLGLRSQEREQLVDLNDRFATYIEKVRHLEQQNRALLAELEALRRWQNEPSRLQAVYEGEVRSLRAMIDSESGEKMQMEAERDYLRDVYEQMKERCEEEARRRMDAEEALQRAKEESSRAVLSNCDAEATVVSLCDEMVFLKKVFAEEQSELQAQLQMVNISVDVEVSRPDLSTALRDIRVQYERLANKNMQAAEDWYKNKFASVAELANKNNEAVHAIREETMEYRRLLQTRSSEIEALRNVIESLNKQLEELEETQTNEVAKYQVRISELERDIGEAKQEMARYLRDYQDLLNVKMALDIEIAAYRKLLEGEEIRLAYPSLPALHN; translated from the exons ATGAGCTACGATTCCTACCTCTCCCACTGCCGTCCCTGGGACGGCTGCAGAAGCTCCcgaaccaccaccaccaaatcCTCCATGTCCTCCTCTCTCTACTCTCCACGAGCTCCTCCGTCCGGGAAGAGGATCTTGAGGTTGACCTTCTCCTCCCTGCCTGATGGGTCAGAGAGGATGAACCTGGCTCAGACCAGCTCACtcaacacagagctgctgggCCTCCGTTCCCAGGAGAGGGAGCAACTCGTGGACCTGAACGACCGCTTCGCCACCTACATCGAGAAGGTGAGGCACCTGGAGCAGCAGAACCGGGCCCTGCTGGCCGAGCTGGAGGCGCTGAGGAGGTGGCAGAACGAACCGTCCCGTCTGCAGGCCGTCTATGAGGGGGAAGTGAGGAGTCTGAGGGCCATGATAGACTCGGAGAGCGGTGAGAAGATGCAGATGGAGGCTGAGAGGGACTACCTGCGCGACGTGTACGAGCAGATGAAGGAGCGCTGCGAGGAGGAGGCCAGGCGGCGCATGGATGCCGAGGAAGCCCTGCAGAGGGCCAAAGAGGAGTCCAGCAGGGCCGTGCTCTCCAACTGTGACGCCGAGGCCACCGTGGTCTCTCTGTGTGACGAGATGGTGTTCCTGAAGAAGGTCTTCGCAGAGGAGCAGTCAGAGCTGCAGGCCCAGCTGCAGATGGTGAACATCAGCGTGGACGTGGAGGTGTCCCGGCCCGACCTCTCCACCGCCCTGCGGGACATCCGGGTGCAGTACGAGCGGCTGGCCAACAAGAACATGCAGGCGGCCGAGGACTGGTACAAGAACAAGTTTGCGAGCGTGGCGGAGTTGGCCAACAAAAACAACGAGGCCGTGCACGCCATCCGGGAGGAGACCATGGAGTACCGGAGACTGCTCCAGACCCGCTCCTCTGAGATCGAAGCGCTGCGGAACGTCATCGAGTCCCTAAAcaagcagctggaggagctggaggagacgCAGACCAATGAGGTGGCAAAGTACCAG GTGAGGATAAGTGAGCTGGAGCGGGACATCGGTGAGGCCAAGCAGGAGATGGCGCGCTACCTGAGGGACTACCAAGACCTTCTCAATGTGAAGATGGCCCTTGACATTGAAATAGCTGCATACAG gaAACTgctggagggggaggagattCGTCTGGCTTACCCTTCCCTTCCCGCTCTACACAACTAA
- the LOC122782681 gene encoding serine/threonine-protein phosphatase 2A 56 kDa regulatory subunit gamma isoform isoform X2 encodes MLTCNKSGDRMVVDAPNSNGPFQPLALMHFRDVAPAEQEKLFIQKLRQCCVLFDFLSDPLSDLKWKEVKRAALSEMVEYITHNRNVITEPIYPEVVHMFAVNMFRTLPPSSNPTGAEFDPEEDEPTLEAAWPHLQLVYEFFLRFLESPDFQPNIAKKYIDQKFVMQLLELFDSEDPRERDFLKTTLHRIYGKFLGLRAYIRKQINNIFYRFIYETEHHNGIAELLEILGSIINGFALPLKEEHKIFLLKVLLPLHKVKSLSVYHPQLAYCVVQFLEKDSTLTEPVVMALLKYWPKTHSPKEVMFLNELEEILDVIEPSEFVKVQEPLFRQLAKCVSSPHFQVAERALYYWNNEYIMSLISDNAAKILPIMFPALYRNSKTHWNKTIHGLIYNALKLFMEMNQKLFDDCTQQFRAEKNKEKAKLKEREEAWIKIENLAKSNPQLQHEQRKERPMMRRKSELPQDIYTTKALESHRRAEDMLTAHDGL; translated from the exons atGTGGCCCCCGCTGAGCAGGAGAAGCTCTTCATCCAGAAGCTACGACAGTGCTGCGTTCTTTTCGACTTCCTGTCTGACCCACTGAGTGACCTAAAATGGAAGGAGGTGAAGCGGGCGGCGCTGAGCGAAATGGTGGAGTACATCACCCACAACAGGAATGTCATCACAGAGCCCATCTACCCAGAGGTGGTGCACATG TTTGCAGTGAACATGTTCAGAACATTGCCTCCATCATCTAACCCCACCGGAGCAGAGTTTGATCCGGAGGAAGACGAGCCGACGCTGGAAGCGGCGTGGCCACACCTTCAG CTCGTCTATGAATTTTTCCTTAGGTTTTTAGAATCGCCCGACTTTCAGCCCAACATAGCAAAGAAATACATCGACCAGAAATTTGTTATGCAG CTCCTAGAACTATTTGACAGTGAGGATCCCCGAGAAAGAGACTTCCTCAAAACTACCCTCCACAGGATCTATGGAAAGTTCCTGGGGCTGAGAGCGTACAtcagaaaacaaatcaataacattTTCTATAG gttTATCTACGAGACAGAGCACCACAACGGTATAGCTGAATTACTGGAAATACTTGGAAG CATAATCAATGGATTTGCCTTACCACTCAAAGAAGAGCACAAAATTTTCCTGTTGAAGGTGTTATTGCCTCTGCACAAAGTCAAATCACTTAGTGTCTACCATCCACAG ctgGCTTACTGTGTGGTGCAGTTTTTGGAAAAGGACAGCACTCTAACAGAGCCG GTGGTAATGGCTCTACTAAAGTACTGGCCAAAGACGCACAGTCCCAAGGAAGTGATGTTTCTCAACGAGCTGGAGGAGATCCTGGACGTCATTGAGCCCTCTGAGTTTGTCAAGGTGCAGGAGCCTCTGTTCAGACAGCTGGCCAAGTGTGTGTCCAGCCCGCACTTCCAG GTGGCAGAGAGGGCTTTGTACTACTGGAACAACGAGTACATCATGAGTCTGATCAGCGACAACGCGGCCAAGATTCTGCCGATTATGTTTCCCGCTCTGTACCGAAACTCAAAGACCCACTGGAACAA gacCATTCATGGCCTCATCTACAACGCTCTGAAGCTCTTCATGGAGATGAATCAGAAGCTCTTCGATGATTGCACACAGCAGTTCAGGGCTGAGAAAAACAA AGAGAAGGCGAAGTTGAAAGAACGCGAGGAGGCTTGGATTAAGATCGAGAACCTCGCAAAGTCAAATCCACAG TTGCAGCACGAGCAGCGGAAAGAGCGACCCATGATGCGACGCAAGTCTGAGCTGCCTCAGGATATCTACACCACAAAAGCCTTGGAGTCCCACCGCAGAGCTGAAGACATGTTGACCGCCCACGACGGACTCTAG
- the LOC122782681 gene encoding serine/threonine-protein phosphatase 2A 56 kDa regulatory subunit gamma isoform isoform X1, whose protein sequence is MLTCNKSGDRMVVDAPNSNGPFQPLALMHFRDVAPAEQEKLFIQKLRQCCVLFDFLSDPLSDLKWKEVKRAALSEMVEYITHNRNVITEPIYPEVVHMFAVNMFRTLPPSSNPTGAEFDPEEDEPTLEAAWPHLQLVYEFFLRFLESPDFQPNIAKKYIDQKFVMQLLELFDSEDPRERDFLKTTLHRIYGKFLGLRAYIRKQINNIFYRFIYETEHHNGIAELLEILGSIINGFALPLKEEHKIFLLKVLLPLHKVKSLSVYHPQLAYCVVQFLEKDSTLTEPVVMALLKYWPKTHSPKEVMFLNELEEILDVIEPSEFVKVQEPLFRQLAKCVSSPHFQVAERALYYWNNEYIMSLISDNAAKILPIMFPALYRNSKTHWNKTIHGLIYNALKLFMEMNQKLFDDCTQQFRAEKNKEKAKLKEREEAWIKIENLAKSNPQFSVYVDSSDLTSPVAMETDVPLIEDVQRLKKTVEESATQLQHEQRKERPMMRRKSELPQDIYTTKALESHRRAEDMLTAHDGL, encoded by the exons atGTGGCCCCCGCTGAGCAGGAGAAGCTCTTCATCCAGAAGCTACGACAGTGCTGCGTTCTTTTCGACTTCCTGTCTGACCCACTGAGTGACCTAAAATGGAAGGAGGTGAAGCGGGCGGCGCTGAGCGAAATGGTGGAGTACATCACCCACAACAGGAATGTCATCACAGAGCCCATCTACCCAGAGGTGGTGCACATG TTTGCAGTGAACATGTTCAGAACATTGCCTCCATCATCTAACCCCACCGGAGCAGAGTTTGATCCGGAGGAAGACGAGCCGACGCTGGAAGCGGCGTGGCCACACCTTCAG CTCGTCTATGAATTTTTCCTTAGGTTTTTAGAATCGCCCGACTTTCAGCCCAACATAGCAAAGAAATACATCGACCAGAAATTTGTTATGCAG CTCCTAGAACTATTTGACAGTGAGGATCCCCGAGAAAGAGACTTCCTCAAAACTACCCTCCACAGGATCTATGGAAAGTTCCTGGGGCTGAGAGCGTACAtcagaaaacaaatcaataacattTTCTATAG gttTATCTACGAGACAGAGCACCACAACGGTATAGCTGAATTACTGGAAATACTTGGAAG CATAATCAATGGATTTGCCTTACCACTCAAAGAAGAGCACAAAATTTTCCTGTTGAAGGTGTTATTGCCTCTGCACAAAGTCAAATCACTTAGTGTCTACCATCCACAG ctgGCTTACTGTGTGGTGCAGTTTTTGGAAAAGGACAGCACTCTAACAGAGCCG GTGGTAATGGCTCTACTAAAGTACTGGCCAAAGACGCACAGTCCCAAGGAAGTGATGTTTCTCAACGAGCTGGAGGAGATCCTGGACGTCATTGAGCCCTCTGAGTTTGTCAAGGTGCAGGAGCCTCTGTTCAGACAGCTGGCCAAGTGTGTGTCCAGCCCGCACTTCCAG GTGGCAGAGAGGGCTTTGTACTACTGGAACAACGAGTACATCATGAGTCTGATCAGCGACAACGCGGCCAAGATTCTGCCGATTATGTTTCCCGCTCTGTACCGAAACTCAAAGACCCACTGGAACAA gacCATTCATGGCCTCATCTACAACGCTCTGAAGCTCTTCATGGAGATGAATCAGAAGCTCTTCGATGATTGCACACAGCAGTTCAGGGCTGAGAAAAACAA AGAGAAGGCGAAGTTGAAAGAACGCGAGGAGGCTTGGATTAAGATCGAGAACCTCGCAAAGTCAAATCCACAG TTCTCTGTGTATGTTGATTCCTCTGACCTCACTAGTCCTGTAGCAATGGAGACGGATGTCCCTTTGATAGAAGATGTTCAGAGGTTAAAAAAGACAGTTGAGGAGAGCGCGACTCAG TTGCAGCACGAGCAGCGGAAAGAGCGACCCATGATGCGACGCAAGTCTGAGCTGCCTCAGGATATCTACACCACAAAAGCCTTGGAGTCCCACCGCAGAGCTGAAGACATGTTGACCGCCCACGACGGACTCTAG
- the LOC122782681 gene encoding serine/threonine-protein phosphatase 2A 56 kDa regulatory subunit gamma isoform isoform X3: protein MLTCNKSGDRMVVDAPNSNGPFQPLALMHFRDVAPAEQEKLFIQKLRQCCVLFDFLSDPLSDLKWKEVKRAALSEMVEYITHNRNVITEPIYPEVVHMFAVNMFRTLPPSSNPTGAEFDPEEDEPTLEAAWPHLQLVYEFFLRFLESPDFQPNIAKKYIDQKFVMQLLELFDSEDPRERDFLKTTLHRIYGKFLGLRAYIRKQINNIFYRFIYETEHHNGIAELLEILGSIINGFALPLKEEHKIFLLKVLLPLHKVKSLSVYHPQLAYCVVQFLEKDSTLTEPVVMALLKYWPKTHSPKEVMFLNELEEILDVIEPSEFVKVQEPLFRQLAKCVSSPHFQVAERALYYWNNEYIMSLISDNAAKILPIMFPALYRNSKTHWNKTIHGLIYNALKLFMEMNQKLFDDCTQQFRAEKNKEKAKLKEREEAWIKIENLAKSNPQSCSNGDGCPFDRRCSEVKKDS, encoded by the exons atGTGGCCCCCGCTGAGCAGGAGAAGCTCTTCATCCAGAAGCTACGACAGTGCTGCGTTCTTTTCGACTTCCTGTCTGACCCACTGAGTGACCTAAAATGGAAGGAGGTGAAGCGGGCGGCGCTGAGCGAAATGGTGGAGTACATCACCCACAACAGGAATGTCATCACAGAGCCCATCTACCCAGAGGTGGTGCACATG TTTGCAGTGAACATGTTCAGAACATTGCCTCCATCATCTAACCCCACCGGAGCAGAGTTTGATCCGGAGGAAGACGAGCCGACGCTGGAAGCGGCGTGGCCACACCTTCAG CTCGTCTATGAATTTTTCCTTAGGTTTTTAGAATCGCCCGACTTTCAGCCCAACATAGCAAAGAAATACATCGACCAGAAATTTGTTATGCAG CTCCTAGAACTATTTGACAGTGAGGATCCCCGAGAAAGAGACTTCCTCAAAACTACCCTCCACAGGATCTATGGAAAGTTCCTGGGGCTGAGAGCGTACAtcagaaaacaaatcaataacattTTCTATAG gttTATCTACGAGACAGAGCACCACAACGGTATAGCTGAATTACTGGAAATACTTGGAAG CATAATCAATGGATTTGCCTTACCACTCAAAGAAGAGCACAAAATTTTCCTGTTGAAGGTGTTATTGCCTCTGCACAAAGTCAAATCACTTAGTGTCTACCATCCACAG ctgGCTTACTGTGTGGTGCAGTTTTTGGAAAAGGACAGCACTCTAACAGAGCCG GTGGTAATGGCTCTACTAAAGTACTGGCCAAAGACGCACAGTCCCAAGGAAGTGATGTTTCTCAACGAGCTGGAGGAGATCCTGGACGTCATTGAGCCCTCTGAGTTTGTCAAGGTGCAGGAGCCTCTGTTCAGACAGCTGGCCAAGTGTGTGTCCAGCCCGCACTTCCAG GTGGCAGAGAGGGCTTTGTACTACTGGAACAACGAGTACATCATGAGTCTGATCAGCGACAACGCGGCCAAGATTCTGCCGATTATGTTTCCCGCTCTGTACCGAAACTCAAAGACCCACTGGAACAA gacCATTCATGGCCTCATCTACAACGCTCTGAAGCTCTTCATGGAGATGAATCAGAAGCTCTTCGATGATTGCACACAGCAGTTCAGGGCTGAGAAAAACAA AGAGAAGGCGAAGTTGAAAGAACGCGAGGAGGCTTGGATTAAGATCGAGAACCTCGCAAAGTCAAATCCACAG TCCTGTAGCAATGGAGACGGATGTCCCTTTGATAGAAGATGTTCAGAGGTTAAAAAAGACAGTTGA